A region of Nostoc sp. 'Peltigera membranacea cyanobiont' N6 DNA encodes the following proteins:
- a CDS encoding response regulator transcription factor, translating into MIRVMVVATSPVVRAGLSAVVTTNPRLTVVGSASDLDVLVREIEQLSPDVVLVDLSSNLQQSVWEKLLLIQEKQYPLGTIVIVEELDSIDLETALRSGIRGILPSTSTELEIVAAVEAIAFGLVVLHPDAVELLSIREKVVTNPVQSLTPREIEVLGMLGSGLGNKAIAKRLHISEHTVKFHLSSIFQKLSVSSRTEAVAVGVRLGLILL; encoded by the coding sequence ATGATCCGAGTGATGGTAGTTGCCACTTCCCCTGTAGTGCGGGCAGGGTTATCAGCTGTGGTGACTACCAATCCTCGGCTGACGGTTGTGGGGAGTGCATCTGATTTGGATGTATTGGTAAGGGAAATTGAGCAATTATCACCAGATGTAGTGCTGGTAGATTTGAGTAGCAATCTTCAACAATCGGTGTGGGAGAAGTTGCTGCTGATTCAAGAAAAGCAATACCCATTAGGAACGATCGTCATTGTTGAAGAACTCGACAGCATCGATTTAGAGACGGCATTACGTTCTGGTATCCGAGGGATATTGCCCAGTACTAGCACTGAGTTAGAAATTGTCGCGGCTGTGGAGGCGATCGCTTTTGGTTTAGTAGTGCTGCACCCGGATGCTGTAGAATTACTGTCTATCCGGGAAAAAGTGGTAACGAATCCCGTACAAAGCTTGACACCACGGGAGATAGAGGTTTTAGGAATGCTTGGTTCTGGATTGGGGAATAAAGCGATCGCTAAACGCTTACATATTTCTGAGCATACCGTCAAATTTCATCTCTCATCCATTTTTCAAAAGCTCAGTGTCTCTAGCCGCACCGAGGCTGTTGCTGTGGGTGTCAGACTGGGTTTGATTCTGCTGTGA
- a CDS encoding glycosyltransferase family 4 protein, which produces MNILMLSSTFPYPPTRGGTQVRTFNLLKYLSQRHTITLVTQREGDVTDAEVAGLRDCVDRLAIFERPPDSGTTGILKKIQRFGRFLQQGTPPSVLNRYSVEMQTWIDNWVEAGKCDVITCEHSVNEIYVQPHFQKQLKTIVNVHSSVYATCRNQLATSISENSLRDKINLPLLRLYEQNYCAKFSAIVATTEEDKIQLQEFNPNSEITVIPNGVDLVSFPNRIADPGGHRLIFIGAMDNLANIDAVCFFSNEVLPEIQKLYPNTTFDIVGSHPVPEVLALDNKPGVNVIGRVPSMVEYLHKSTICVVPMRTGFGIKNKTLEAMAAGVPIVASDRGLEGLAVDVASQPLRALRANKPAEYITAISQLFDRPNLRSELSHNGRQLVETEFTWNIAGKSYEQVCLGRTLCV; this is translated from the coding sequence ATGAACATTTTAATGCTCTCTTCCACCTTTCCCTACCCACCAACGCGCGGGGGAACCCAAGTCAGGACATTTAATTTACTTAAGTATCTGAGTCAACGCCATACTATTACCCTAGTGACTCAACGCGAGGGCGATGTTACAGACGCAGAAGTAGCAGGATTACGCGATTGTGTCGATCGTCTAGCCATTTTTGAACGCCCGCCAGATTCGGGAACCACCGGAATATTGAAGAAAATACAGCGCTTTGGGAGATTTTTGCAACAGGGCACACCGCCAAGCGTACTTAATCGCTACTCAGTAGAGATGCAAACATGGATTGATAACTGGGTGGAAGCGGGGAAATGTGATGTAATTACCTGCGAACATAGCGTCAATGAAATTTATGTGCAGCCACATTTTCAGAAACAGCTAAAAACCATAGTTAATGTTCACAGTTCTGTTTATGCTACCTGTCGTAACCAACTAGCAACCAGCATTTCAGAAAATTCCCTTAGAGACAAAATTAATCTCCCACTTTTGCGACTTTATGAGCAAAACTACTGTGCTAAGTTTTCGGCAATTGTCGCGACAACAGAAGAAGATAAAATTCAACTACAAGAGTTTAACCCCAATAGTGAAATTACTGTTATTCCTAATGGCGTAGATTTAGTTTCTTTCCCCAACCGGATCGCCGATCCGGGTGGACATCGCTTAATTTTCATTGGTGCAATGGATAATTTGGCAAATATTGATGCTGTCTGCTTTTTCAGTAATGAAGTATTGCCAGAAATCCAAAAACTTTATCCTAATACAACTTTTGATATTGTTGGTTCTCATCCAGTACCAGAAGTTTTAGCACTTGATAACAAACCAGGAGTTAATGTGATTGGGCGTGTGCCTTCGATGGTTGAATATTTACATAAATCTACCATCTGTGTTGTACCTATGCGGACTGGGTTTGGGATTAAAAATAAAACTTTAGAAGCAATGGCTGCTGGTGTACCGATAGTGGCTAGCGATCGCGGCTTAGAAGGATTAGCTGTAGATGTTGCTAGTCAACCATTACGCGCATTACGAGCGAATAAACCAGCAGAGTACATCACCGCTATTAGTCAACTATTCGATCGTCCAAATCTGCGTTCAGAATTGTCTCACAACGGCAGACAATTAGTAGAAACAGAATTCACTTGGAATATAGCTGGTAAAAGCTATGAACAAGTTTGTCTTGGGAGAACCCTATGCGTCTAG